A region from the Cannabis sativa cultivar Pink pepper isolate KNU-18-1 chromosome 9, ASM2916894v1, whole genome shotgun sequence genome encodes:
- the LOC115721736 gene encoding pentatricopeptide repeat-containing protein At1g05670, mitochondrial-like, producing MLRKGNHGALSPSSNLFKFLVPLLFSSPLSSKPSLTSIPPKHLITDPKVKLQPISKAPISLTAPYPLGPDIVSLSTAKSICSLLANHGDTTTSIEDLLSTYKDKLNSNVVLQILMNYGQLGRIKTLEFFSWAGIQMGFQFNDCVIEYMADFLGRRKLFDDMKCLLLTVVSHSGRVSCRTFSICIRYLGRQGRISEALCLFEEMESKFRCKPDNLVYNNMLYVLCKKNSSEQLIDLAITIFRRIELPDTYSYSNVVVGLCKFDRIETALEVFGEMGRTGLVPTRSAVNVLIGKLCSLSAKEGAIEKVRVANNRRPYTILVPNVVVRSGSIQPAVKVFWAVHGLGLIPSSFVTVELLSELCRLGKMDQALDILKVVEDMKLSCLDESYSIVMNAMCNHRCVEEASHLFGRMLSSGKKPKLSVYNSIISMLCKIGSLDDAERVYKIMNRNRCLPNNITYSALIHAYVEAENCEAAYDLLMEMLGLGWSPHFHTYDIVSRLLSQAGKMDMCCKLERKLESQALQKLCKIGRLEDAYEKLKSMLDKGLCPPGYVRETFEQAFRKHDKLNIAQELLDRADQTQKSDEKKFEMFSN from the coding sequence ATGCTCCGCAAGGGTAATCATGGAGCTCTATCTCCTTCTTCCAATCTCTTCAAGTTTCTTGTACCTTTActtttttcttctcctctttcttctAAGCCCAGCTTGACCTCCATACCTCCCAAACACCTAATCACTGACCCAAAAGTAAAACTACAACCCATCTCCAAAGCACCCATTTCACTCACTGCACCATATCCACTTGGTCCAGACATTGTAAGTCTTTCTACTGCTAAATCAATTTGTTCTTTACTCGCTAACCATGGAGACACAACAACAAGCATTGAGGATTTGTTGAGTACTTATAAAGACAAGTTGAACTCAAATGTTGTGCTTCAAATCTTGATGAACTATGGGCAGTTGGGTCGAATCAAGACCTTGGAATTCTTTTCCTGGGCTGGAATACAAATGGGTTTTCAGTTTAATGATTGCGTGATTGAGTACATGGCTGATTTTTTAGGTAGGAGGAAACTGTTTGATGATATGAAGTGTCTTCTGCTGACCGTGGTTTCTCATAGTGGTCGAGTTTCTTGCCGGACTTTTTCAATTTGTATTAGGTATTTAGGTAGACAGGGGAGGATTAGTGAAGCCCTTTGCTTATTTGAAGAAATGGAGTCAAAATTTAGGTGCAAACCTGATAATCTTGTATACAATAATATGCTTTATGTGCTATGTAAGAAGAATTCATCTGAGCAGTTAATTGATCTTGCAATTACAATTTTCCGGAGAATTGAATTGCCTGATACTTATTCGTATAGTAATGTTGTGGTTGGTTTATGTAAGTTCGATAGAATTGAGACTGCCCTTGAAGTGTTTGGTGAAATGGGTAGAACCGGTTTGGTTCCTACTCGATCTGCAGTGAATGTTCTTATTGGTAAGTTATGTTCGTTGAGTGCTAAAGAAGGGGCAATAGAAAAGGTTAGAGTGGCTAATAATCGTAGGCCTTACACAATCCTAGTTCCAAATGTGGTTGTAAGGAGTGGATCTATACAGCCTGCAGTTAAGGTTTTTTGGGCAGTTCACGGTTTGGGTTTGATACCTAGCTCGTTTGTCACAGTCGAGCTCCTTTCGGAGCTTTGTCGACTGGGTAAAATGGACCAGGCTCTTGATATATTAAAAGTTGTTGAGGACATGAAGCTGAGTTGTTTGGATGAAAGTTACTCTATTGTGATGAATGCTATGTGTAATCATCGTTGTGTGGAGGAAGCTAGCCATTTGTTTGGGAGGATGCTCTCCTCTGGAAAGAAGCCTAAGCTGTCAGTTTACAACTCTATTATTAGCATGCTATGCAAGATAGGGAGTTTGGATGATGCTGAAAGGGTCTATAAAATTATGAACAGAAACAGATGTCTCCCCAATAATATAACCTATTCTGCATTGATCCATGCCTACGTTGAGGCTGAAAATTGTGAAGCTGCTTATGACTTGTTGATGGAAATGTTGGGTTTGGGTTGGTCTCCACATTTTCACACATATGATATAGTCTCTAGACTTTTGTCACAAGCTGGGAAGATGGATATGTGTTGTAAGTTAGAGAGGAAGTTGGAAAGCCAAGCTTTGCAGAAACTCTGTAAAATAGGTCGGTTAGAGGATGCTTATGAGAAGCTCAAGTCCATGCTTGACAAAGGTCTTTGCCCACCAGGGTATGTGAGGGAAACTTTTGAACAAGCCTTTAGAAAACATGACAAGCTGAACATAGCTCAAGAGTTACTAGATAGAGCTGACCAGACACAGAAATCTGatgaaaagaaatttgaaatgtttagtAATTAA
- the LOC115724148 gene encoding probable glutathione peroxidase 2: MHFWKFSNLVSLLFVLLALFYYYHTHQFSLSIKMAETEQTPKSIYDFTVKDIRGNDVSLSEYNGKVVLIVNVASKCGLTQSNYKELNVLYEKYKDKGFEILAFPCNQFAGQEPGNNEEIQDVVCTRFKAEFPIFDKVEVNGKEAAPLYKFLKAQKGGIFGDGIKWNFTKFLVNKEGKVVERYAPTTAPLKIEKDIQNLLEASTS, from the exons ATGCATTTTTGGAAATTCTCAAATTTGGTGTCTCTTTTATTTGTGCTTCTTGCTTTGTTCTACTACTATCATACTCATCAATTCTCTCTTTCCATCAAAATGGCCGAAACTGAACAGACCCCCAAATCCATATATGACTTCACTGTGAAG GATATTCGTGGAAATGATGTGAGTCTGAGTGAATATAATGGAAAGGTCGTTCTTATCGTCAATGTTGCTTCAAAATG TGGTTTAACACAGTCAAACTACAAGGAGCTGAATGTTCTTTATGAAAAGTACAAAGACAAAG GTTTCGAGATCCTGGCATTTCCTTGCAACCAATTTGCTGGACAAGAGCCTGGAAATAATGAGGAGATTCAAGATGTTGTATGCACAAGGTTCAAAGCTGAATTCCCAATCTTTGATAAG GTTGAGGTTAATGGGAAGGAAGCAGCTCCCCTTTACAAATTCTTGAAAGCCCAGAAAGGAGGCATCTTTGGAGATGGAATTAAATGGAACTTCACAAAGTTTTTGGTAAATAAAGAAGGGAAGGTTGTGGAGAGATATGCTCCTACCACAGCTCCTCTCAAAATTGAG AAAGACATTCAGAATCTCTTGGAGGCCTCCACTTCCTGA